The Diadema setosum chromosome 1, eeDiaSeto1, whole genome shotgun sequence genome has a window encoding:
- the LOC140226579 gene encoding kinesin-like protein KIF6, whose amino-acid sequence MVKQGIKIFCRVKPTKAKTGIYEIEEDEDEQPSRLSFLVPRDQASGFINNKKEEYAFRFERVFNQKTKQDEIFEYVARDVVDNALLGYNGTIFAYGQTGSGKTFTITGGAERYIDRGIIPRTLSYLFQQYAKNPEYVYTTYISYLELYNECGYDLLDPKHEAAKLEDLPKVSLMEDSDGNIHMKNIMTHQASSEEEALNWLFLGDTNRMIAETPMNQASTRSHCIFTIHLSIREGGSATLRRSKIHLVDLAGSERVGKTGVSGLLLKEAKYINLSLHCLEQVIVALSEKSRSHIPYRNSMMTMVLRDSLGGNCMTSMIATCSVEKKSIDESISTCRFAQRVAMIKNDAVLNEELDPKLMIAKLKLEIQELKNQLSLVSGEQSTDELTDDELARLEERVKEFVEDADSESQLNVGADMRKINECFRILKRFAQGKTLPSTESSPPKLPPDRTESAHPDPTPAPAYDPDTTYMGTEVKKLQSMVQQRDNEINILVNMLKKEKKRAQDAINQAGGAQTSHTRSSYDSNDRHPPANGGGLGLSREPPRHTRQPTNTHQSQDSVGNHSVRPDSGEEDGTAGSLSHRPKSSQRRILGDMTVGRQEAFDIFRRDYIHNQAIEENKHLLKERYGDAKAYGQQVNQCRQKINKIKSQIEHRRMQLAMAGNTEADEEDSVEQDLRMQMEDEKARYKEVFNHLRSMKTEIEHLQHLLEKSRLQLQKDFEIWWAEQSTNVQGQIAPSPHRPPSNPSKAWRTPPVSPIKGGQEELPPSSHHSSASSSSVSLSSHLYGTSHALIDPSNYSTTAGKHHHDGRHSNHHQGDQLLHNHKHNQHQQRPHSASHRNALLQGLNQNHQGGAELNRRPPVPPLGKSSSVEDRISRIDRGKDDAGRGGGSILGSQGMSDYGTSEVDPGHQRKDRSSSQGSSSIKLTGDRRADADIMAFIKARQNLLQQRGQAPR is encoded by the exons ATGGTCAAGCAGGGAATAAAGATCTTTTGCAGAGTTAAGCCTACTAAGGCGAAGACAGGG ATCTATGAAATTGAAGAGGATGAAGATGAACAGCCATCAAGGCTGTCATTTCTTGTTCCACGAGACCAGGCATCGGGTTTCATAAATAACAAAAAGGAAGAGTACGCATTTCGATTTGAGCGGGTGTTCAACCAGAAGACCAAGCAGGATGAAATCTTTGAATATGTGGCACGAGATGTTGTCGACAA TGCTCTTCTTGGATATAATGGAACAATATTTGCCTATGGCCAG ACGGGGAGTGGTAAAACCTTCACCATCACAGGAGGAGCTGAGCGATACATTGACAGAGGAATCATCCCACGCACACTGAGTTATCTCTTCCAGCAGTATGCCAAG AATCCTGAGTATGTGTATACAACATACATTTCGTACTTGGAACTGTACAATGAGTGTGGCTATGATCTGTTGGACCCCAAACATGAGGCTGCAAAACTGGAAGATTTACC GAAGGTATCATTGATGGAGGACAGTGATGGTAACATCCACATGAAGAACATCATGACACACCAAGCATCTAGTGAGGAGGAGGCCCTCAACTGGCTCTTTTTAGGAGACACAAACAGAATGATCGCTGAG ACCCCCATGAATCAAGCATCCACCCGGTCCCACTGCATCTTTACAATTCacctgtcaatcagagaaggAGGGTCAGCAACCCTTCGCAGGTCCAAGATCCATCTTGTTGACCTTGCTGG CTCTGAGAGAGTTGGGAAAACAGGTGTTTCAGGACTTCTTCTGAAGGAAGCCAAGTATATCAACCTCTCGTTGCACTGCTTAGAACAG GTAATTGTTGCTCTTTCGGAGAAGTCGCGGTCACACATTCCTTATCGTAACTCCATGATGACAATGGTGCTCCGAGACAGCCTGGGAGGAAACTGCATGACTTCCATGATTGCAACATGCTCTGTGGAGAAGAAGAGCATTGAT GAATCAATCTCAACATGTCGATTTGCCCAGAGAGTTGCCATGATCAAGAATGATGCTGTCTTGAATGAAGAACTGGACCCTAAACTG ATGATTGCCAAACTGAAGCTTGAAATCCAGGAGCTTAAGAACCAGTTGTCACTGGTTTCTGGTGAACAGTCAACAGATGAACTAACCGATGATGAGCTAGCAAG ACTTGAAGAAAGAGTAAAGGAGTTTGTGGAAGATGCAGACTCTGAGAGTCAACTTAACGTGGGAGCAGACATGAGGAAGATCAATGAGTGCTTCAGAATACTGAAG CGATTTGCCCAGGGAAAGACCCTTCCTTCTACGGAATCTTCGCCCCCAAAACTGCCCCCAGACAGGACAGAGTCTGCCCATCCTGACCCCACTCCAGCACCTGCGTACGATCCAGACACCACTTACATGGGAACTGAGGTCAAGAAACTTCAGAGCATGGTGCAGCAGAGGGACAATGAAATCA ACATCCTTGTAAACATgctgaagaaggagaagaagagggcCCAAGATGCCATCAATCAAGCAGGTGGAGCCCAGACCAGTCATACTCGCTCATCCTACGATTCCAATGACAGGCATCCACCAGCCAACGGTGGAGGGCTGGGGTTGAGCAGGGAGCCGCCACGCCACACACGTCAGCCCACCAACACCCATCAATCTCAAGACAGTGTGGGGAATCACTCAGTGAGGCCAGACTCTGGGGAGGAGGATGGGACAGCTGGTAGTCTCTCTCACAGGCCCAAAAGTTCACAGAGGAGGATTCTAG GTGACATGACAGTTGGCCGACAGGAAGCATTTGATATTTTCAGACGAGACTATATCCACAACCAGGCCATTGAGGAGAACAAACATCTACTGAAGGAGAGGTATGGGGATGCAAAGGCCTACGGACAGCAGGTCAACCAGTGCAGACAGAAAATAA ACAAGATCAAGAGCCAGATTGAACACCGGCGGATGCAGCTAGCCATGGCAGGCAACACAGAAGCTGATGAGGAGGACTCTGTGGAGCAAGACCTACGTATGCAGATGGAGGATGAAAAGGCTAG GTATAAGGAGGTGTTTAATCACCTTCGTAGTATGAAGACAGAGATCGAACATCTGCAACATCTTCTCGAAAAGTCTCGTCTTCAGCTGCAGAAAGACTTTGAGATCTGGTGGGCAGAACAGTCAACAAATGTTCAG GGTCAGATAGCTCCATCTCCCCACCGCCCACCATCCAATCCCTCCAAGGCATGGAGGACACCTCCCGTCTCGCCTATCAAAGGTGGGCAGGAGGAGCTGCCACCGTCTTCTCATCactcatcagcatcatcatcttCAGTCTCTCTGTCATCACATCTCTATGGCACCAGCCACGCCCTCATTGATCCATCCAATTACAGTACTACGGCCGGTAAGCACCACCATGATGGCAGGCACTCCAACCATCACCAAGGCGACCAGCTGCTTCACAATCATAAGCACAATCAGCATCAGCAGCGACCACACTCGGCATCGCACAGGAATGCCCTGCTGCAGGGACTTAATCAGAACCACCAGGGAGGGGCAGAGTTAAATCGCAGACCCCCCGTCCCTCCCCTAGGCAAGTCGAGTTCGGTGGAAGATAGGATCTCAAGAATAGATAGGGGAAAGGATGATgctggaagaggaggagggagcATCCTTGGAAGCCAAGGAATGAGCGATTATGGAACTTCTGAAGTGGATCCTGGTCATCAGAGGAAAGATAG ATCCAGCTCCCAGGGCTCATCAAGCATCAAGCTTACTGGAGACAGAAGAGCAGATGCTGACATCATGGCCTTCATCAAGGCTAGACAAAACCTGCTGCAACAGAGAG GTCAAGCACCAAGGTAG